In one Salvelinus sp. IW2-2015 linkage group LG26, ASM291031v2, whole genome shotgun sequence genomic region, the following are encoded:
- the LOC111952926 gene encoding regulator of nonsense transcripts 1 isoform X1, translating to MSVEAYGPSSQTLTFLDTEEAELLGADTQGSEYEFTDFTLPSQTQTQGQTQSQLDNQVNGPDEGLHNGGVDDVAKASQLLAELNFEEDEEDTYYIKDLPLHACSYCGIHDPASVVYCNTSKKWFCNGRGNTSGSHIVNHLVRAKCKEVTLHKDGPLGETVLECYNCGCRNVFLLGFIPAKADSVVVLLCRQPCASQSSLKDINWDSSQWQPLIQDRCFLSWLVKIPSEQEQLRARQITAQQINKLEELWKDNPTATLEDLEKPGVDEEPQHVLLRYEDAYQYQNIFGPLVKLEADYDKKLKESQTQDNITVRWDLGLNKKRIAYFSLPKTDSGDMRLMQGDEICLRYKGELAPLWKGIGHVIKVPDTPFVKDYGDEIAIELRSSVGAPVEIPHNFQVDFVWKSTSFDRMQSALKTFAVDETSVSGYIYHKLLGHEVEDVIIKCQLPKRFTAQGLPDLNHSQVYAVKTVLQRPLSLIQGPPGTGKTVTSATIVYHLARQGNGPVLVCAPSNIAVDQLTEKIHMSGLKVVRLCAKSREAIDSPVSFLALHNQIRNMDSMPELQKLQQLKDETGELSSADEKRYRALKRTAERELLMNADVICCTCVGAGDPRLAKMQFRSILIDESTQATEPECMVPVVLGAKQLILVGDHCQLGPVVMCKKAAKAGLSQSLFERLVVLGIRPIRLQVQYRMHPALSAFPSNIFYEGSLQNGVTAADRIKKGFDFQWPQPDKPMFFYVTQGQEEIASSGTSYLNRTEAANVEKITTRLLKAGAKPDQIGIITPYEGQRSYLVQYMQFSGSLHTKLYQEVEIASVDAFQGREKDFIILSCVRANEHQGIGFLNDPRRLNVALTRAKYGVIIVGNPKALSKQPLWNHLLNYYKEQKVLVEGPLNNLRESLMQFSKPRKLVNAINPGARFMSTAMYDAREALIPGSAYDRSSAGRPSNMYFQTHDQIGMIGAGPAHMAAMNMPIPFNLVIPPMPPPGYLAQANGPAAGRGGVLKGKAGRGGRQRTRGMGNHSGSGQSNGPNSQDVSSQPFSQGPLTQGYITMSQPSQMSQPGLSQPELSQDSYLGDEFKSQIDVALSQDSTYQGERAYQHGGVTGLSQY from the exons ATGAGTGTGGAGGCGTACGGGCCGAGTTCTCAAACGCTCACCTTCCTGGACACGGAGGAAGCGGAGCTACTTGGGGCTGATACCCAGGGCTCGGAGTACGAGTTTACCGATTTTACCCTCCCCAGCCAGACGCAAACTCAAGGCCAAACCCAGAGTCAGCTGGACAATCAG GTGAATGGTCCTGATGAAGGGCTTCACAATGGAGGAGTCGATGATGTGGCCAAGGCGAGCCAACTCCTTGCTGAGTTGAACTTCGAGGAGGATGAAGAAGACACCTATTACATCAAAGACCTCCCACTGCATGCCTGCAG TTACTGTGGCATCCATGATCCTGCATCTGTGGTGTACTGCAACACAAGCAAGAAGTGGTTCTGCAATGGACGTGGCAATACATCTGGCAG CCACATAGTGAACCACTTGGTGAGAGCCAAATGCAAAGAGGTGACACTGCACAAAGATGGGCCACTGGGCGAGACGGTGCTGGAGTGCTACAACTGTGGCTGTCGCAACGTCTTCCTCCTTGGCTTCATCCCCGCCAAGGCCGACTCGGTGGTGGTGCTGCTGTGCAG GCAGCCATGTGCCAGTCAGAGCAGCCTGAAGGACATCAACTGGGACAGCTCCCAGTGGCAGCCGCTGATCCAGGACCGCTGCTTCCTCTCCTGGCTGGTGAAGATCCCCTCGGAGCAGGAGCAGCTCCGGGCCCGCCAGATCACCGCCCAGCAGATCAACAAGCTGGAGGAGCTCTGGAAG GATAATCCCACGGCCACTCTGGAGGACCTGGAGAAGCCCGGCGTAGACGAGGAGCCCCAGCATGTGCTGCTGCGCTACGAGGATGCCTACCAGTACCAGAACATCTTCGGCCCCCTCGTCAAGCTGGAGGCTGACTACGACAAAAAGCTTAAAGAGTCCCAG ACCCAAGATAATATAACGGTCAGGTGGGACCTGGGGCTAAATAAAAAGCGGATTGCCTATTTCTCCTTGCCCAAGACGGATTCAGGTG ACATGCGGCTGATGCAAGGAGATGAGATATGTCTGCGCTACAAAGGAGAGCTGGCCCCACTCTGGAAGGGCATCGGCCATGTCATCAAAGTCCCAGACA CACCCTTTGTGAAAGACTATGGAGATGAGATTGCTATAGAATTGCGCAGCAGTGTCGGAGCTCCTGTGGAAATACCCCACAACTTCCAGGTGGATTTTGTGTGGAAGTCCACTTCCTTTGACAG AATGCAGAGTGCCCTGAAGACCTTTGCTGTGGACGAGACATCCGTGTCAGGCTACATCTACCACAAGCTGCTGGGCCACGAGGTGGAAGATGTCATCATCAAGTGTCAGTTGCCCAAACGCTTCACTGCACAGGGCCTGCCTGACCTCAATCACTCTCAG GTGTATGCTGTTAAGACTGTGCTGCAGAGACCCCTCAGTCTTATCCAAGGCCCCCCCGGCACTGGGAAAACGGTCACCTCTGCCACCATCGTGTACCACCTCGCCAGGCAGGGCAATGG GCCCGTGCTGGTGTGTGCTCCCAGTAACATCGCAGTGGACCAGCTGACTGAGAAGATCCACATGTCGGGCCTGAAGGTGGTCAGGCTGTGTGCTAAAAGCAGAGAAGCCATCGACTCCCCTGTCTCCTTCCTGGCCCTGCACAACCAGATCCGCAACATGGACAG TATGCCAGAGCTCCAAAAGCTGCAGCAGCTGAAGGATGAGACCGGGGAGCTGTCGTCCGCTGACGAGAAGCGCTACCGGGCCCTGAAGCGCACCGCTGAGAGAGAGCTGCTCATG AATGCAGATGTGATCTGCTGTACCTGTGTGGGGGCAGGAGACCCCCGTCTGGCCAAGATGCAGTTCCGCTCCATCCTAATCGATGAGAGCACCCAGGCCACCGAGCCAGAGTGTATGGTGCCCGTGGTCCTGGGTGCCAAGCag CTCATTCTGGTGGGAGACCACTGCCAGCTGGGCCCAGTAGTGATGTGTAAGAAGGCAGCCAAAGCAGGCCTGTCCCAGTCTTTGTTTGAGCGTCTGGTGGTGCTGGGCATCAGGCCCATCCGTCTGCAGGTGCAGTACCGCATGCACCCGGCCCTCAGCGCTTTCCCCTCCAACATCTTCTACGAGGGCTCCCTGCAGAACGGAGTCACTGCTG CTGACCGCATCAAGAAAGGCTTTGACTTCCAGTGGCCACAGCCAGACAAACCCATGTTCTTCTATGTGACTCAAGGCCAGGAGGAAATCGCTAGCTCTGGAACATCCTACCTGAACAG AACTGAGGCAGCTAATGTGGAGAAGATCACCACCAGGCTGCTGAAGGCTGGAGCCAAGCCTGACCAGATAGGCATCATCACCCCCTACGAGGGCCAGAGGTCCTACCTGGTGCAGTACATGCAGTTTAGCGGCTCCCTCCACACCAAGCTCTACCAG GAGGTTGAGATCGCCAGCGTGGACGCGTTCCAGGGTAGGGAGAAAGACTTCATCATCCTGTCATGCGTCCGAGCCAACGAGCACCAGGGCATCGGCTTCCTCAACGACCCACGCCGTCTCAACGTGGCCCTCACCAGAGCCAA GTATGGGGTGATCATTGTGGGCAACCCCAAGGCCCTGTCCAAGCAGCCTCTGTGGAACCACCTGCTCAACTACTACAAGGAGCAGAAGGTTCTGGTGGAGGGACCCCTCAACAACCTGCGAGAGAGCCTGATGCAGTTCAGCAAGCCCCGCAAGCTGGTCAACGCCATTAACCCT GGAGCCCGGTTCATGAGCACTGCCATGTATGACGCCCGCGAGGCTCTCATCCCTGGCTCTGCCTACGATCGCAGCAGCGCAG GGCGTCCATCCAACATGTACTTCCAAACCCACGACCAGATCGGCATGATTGGGGCCGGGCCAGCCCACATGGCAGCCATGAACATGCCTATTCCATTCAACTTGGTGATACCTCCCATGCCTCCACCAGGCTACCTGGCCCAGGCTAACGGCCCTGCTGCAG GTCGTGGTGGGGTGCTGAAGGGCAAAGCGGGACGTGGCGGGCGCCAGAGGACCCGCGGCATGGGGAACCACAGTGGCAGTGGACAAAGCAATGGGCCAAACAGCCAGGACGTGTCTTCCCAGCCCTTCTCCCAGGGGCCACTCACCCAGGGCTACATCACCATGAGCCAGCCCTCACAGATGAGCCAACCTGGCCTCTCCCAGCCTGAACTGTCCCAG GACAGTTATCTAGGCGATGAGTTCAAGTCCCAGATCGACGTGGCTCTGTCGCAGGACTCAACTTACCAGGGTGAACGTGCATACCAACATGGTGGGGTGACTGGACTGTCACAGTACTAA
- the LOC111952926 gene encoding regulator of nonsense transcripts 1 isoform X2, with the protein MSVEAYGPSSQTLTFLDTEEAELLGADTQGSEYEFTDFTLPSQTQTQGQTQSQLDNQVNGPDEGLHNGGVDDVAKASQLLAELNFEEDEEDTYYIKDLPLHACSYCGIHDPASVVYCNTSKKWFCNGRGNTSGSHIVNHLVRAKCKEVTLHKDGPLGETVLECYNCGCRNVFLLGFIPAKADSVVVLLCRQPCASQSSLKDINWDSSQWQPLIQDRCFLSWLVKIPSEQEQLRARQITAQQINKLEELWKDNPTATLEDLEKPGVDEEPQHVLLRYEDAYQYQNIFGPLVKLEADYDKKLKESQTQDNITVRWDLGLNKKRIAYFSLPKTDSGDMRLMQGDEICLRYKGELAPLWKGIGHVIKVPDNYGDEIAIELRSSVGAPVEIPHNFQVDFVWKSTSFDRMQSALKTFAVDETSVSGYIYHKLLGHEVEDVIIKCQLPKRFTAQGLPDLNHSQVYAVKTVLQRPLSLIQGPPGTGKTVTSATIVYHLARQGNGPVLVCAPSNIAVDQLTEKIHMSGLKVVRLCAKSREAIDSPVSFLALHNQIRNMDSMPELQKLQQLKDETGELSSADEKRYRALKRTAERELLMNADVICCTCVGAGDPRLAKMQFRSILIDESTQATEPECMVPVVLGAKQLILVGDHCQLGPVVMCKKAAKAGLSQSLFERLVVLGIRPIRLQVQYRMHPALSAFPSNIFYEGSLQNGVTAADRIKKGFDFQWPQPDKPMFFYVTQGQEEIASSGTSYLNRTEAANVEKITTRLLKAGAKPDQIGIITPYEGQRSYLVQYMQFSGSLHTKLYQEVEIASVDAFQGREKDFIILSCVRANEHQGIGFLNDPRRLNVALTRAKYGVIIVGNPKALSKQPLWNHLLNYYKEQKVLVEGPLNNLRESLMQFSKPRKLVNAINPGARFMSTAMYDAREALIPGSAYDRSSAGRPSNMYFQTHDQIGMIGAGPAHMAAMNMPIPFNLVIPPMPPPGYLAQANGPAAGRGGVLKGKAGRGGRQRTRGMGNHSGSGQSNGPNSQDVSSQPFSQGPLTQGYITMSQPSQMSQPGLSQPELSQDSYLGDEFKSQIDVALSQDSTYQGERAYQHGGVTGLSQY; encoded by the exons ATGAGTGTGGAGGCGTACGGGCCGAGTTCTCAAACGCTCACCTTCCTGGACACGGAGGAAGCGGAGCTACTTGGGGCTGATACCCAGGGCTCGGAGTACGAGTTTACCGATTTTACCCTCCCCAGCCAGACGCAAACTCAAGGCCAAACCCAGAGTCAGCTGGACAATCAG GTGAATGGTCCTGATGAAGGGCTTCACAATGGAGGAGTCGATGATGTGGCCAAGGCGAGCCAACTCCTTGCTGAGTTGAACTTCGAGGAGGATGAAGAAGACACCTATTACATCAAAGACCTCCCACTGCATGCCTGCAG TTACTGTGGCATCCATGATCCTGCATCTGTGGTGTACTGCAACACAAGCAAGAAGTGGTTCTGCAATGGACGTGGCAATACATCTGGCAG CCACATAGTGAACCACTTGGTGAGAGCCAAATGCAAAGAGGTGACACTGCACAAAGATGGGCCACTGGGCGAGACGGTGCTGGAGTGCTACAACTGTGGCTGTCGCAACGTCTTCCTCCTTGGCTTCATCCCCGCCAAGGCCGACTCGGTGGTGGTGCTGCTGTGCAG GCAGCCATGTGCCAGTCAGAGCAGCCTGAAGGACATCAACTGGGACAGCTCCCAGTGGCAGCCGCTGATCCAGGACCGCTGCTTCCTCTCCTGGCTGGTGAAGATCCCCTCGGAGCAGGAGCAGCTCCGGGCCCGCCAGATCACCGCCCAGCAGATCAACAAGCTGGAGGAGCTCTGGAAG GATAATCCCACGGCCACTCTGGAGGACCTGGAGAAGCCCGGCGTAGACGAGGAGCCCCAGCATGTGCTGCTGCGCTACGAGGATGCCTACCAGTACCAGAACATCTTCGGCCCCCTCGTCAAGCTGGAGGCTGACTACGACAAAAAGCTTAAAGAGTCCCAG ACCCAAGATAATATAACGGTCAGGTGGGACCTGGGGCTAAATAAAAAGCGGATTGCCTATTTCTCCTTGCCCAAGACGGATTCAGGTG ACATGCGGCTGATGCAAGGAGATGAGATATGTCTGCGCTACAAAGGAGAGCTGGCCCCACTCTGGAAGGGCATCGGCCATGTCATCAAAGTCCCAGACA ACTATGGAGATGAGATTGCTATAGAATTGCGCAGCAGTGTCGGAGCTCCTGTGGAAATACCCCACAACTTCCAGGTGGATTTTGTGTGGAAGTCCACTTCCTTTGACAG AATGCAGAGTGCCCTGAAGACCTTTGCTGTGGACGAGACATCCGTGTCAGGCTACATCTACCACAAGCTGCTGGGCCACGAGGTGGAAGATGTCATCATCAAGTGTCAGTTGCCCAAACGCTTCACTGCACAGGGCCTGCCTGACCTCAATCACTCTCAG GTGTATGCTGTTAAGACTGTGCTGCAGAGACCCCTCAGTCTTATCCAAGGCCCCCCCGGCACTGGGAAAACGGTCACCTCTGCCACCATCGTGTACCACCTCGCCAGGCAGGGCAATGG GCCCGTGCTGGTGTGTGCTCCCAGTAACATCGCAGTGGACCAGCTGACTGAGAAGATCCACATGTCGGGCCTGAAGGTGGTCAGGCTGTGTGCTAAAAGCAGAGAAGCCATCGACTCCCCTGTCTCCTTCCTGGCCCTGCACAACCAGATCCGCAACATGGACAG TATGCCAGAGCTCCAAAAGCTGCAGCAGCTGAAGGATGAGACCGGGGAGCTGTCGTCCGCTGACGAGAAGCGCTACCGGGCCCTGAAGCGCACCGCTGAGAGAGAGCTGCTCATG AATGCAGATGTGATCTGCTGTACCTGTGTGGGGGCAGGAGACCCCCGTCTGGCCAAGATGCAGTTCCGCTCCATCCTAATCGATGAGAGCACCCAGGCCACCGAGCCAGAGTGTATGGTGCCCGTGGTCCTGGGTGCCAAGCag CTCATTCTGGTGGGAGACCACTGCCAGCTGGGCCCAGTAGTGATGTGTAAGAAGGCAGCCAAAGCAGGCCTGTCCCAGTCTTTGTTTGAGCGTCTGGTGGTGCTGGGCATCAGGCCCATCCGTCTGCAGGTGCAGTACCGCATGCACCCGGCCCTCAGCGCTTTCCCCTCCAACATCTTCTACGAGGGCTCCCTGCAGAACGGAGTCACTGCTG CTGACCGCATCAAGAAAGGCTTTGACTTCCAGTGGCCACAGCCAGACAAACCCATGTTCTTCTATGTGACTCAAGGCCAGGAGGAAATCGCTAGCTCTGGAACATCCTACCTGAACAG AACTGAGGCAGCTAATGTGGAGAAGATCACCACCAGGCTGCTGAAGGCTGGAGCCAAGCCTGACCAGATAGGCATCATCACCCCCTACGAGGGCCAGAGGTCCTACCTGGTGCAGTACATGCAGTTTAGCGGCTCCCTCCACACCAAGCTCTACCAG GAGGTTGAGATCGCCAGCGTGGACGCGTTCCAGGGTAGGGAGAAAGACTTCATCATCCTGTCATGCGTCCGAGCCAACGAGCACCAGGGCATCGGCTTCCTCAACGACCCACGCCGTCTCAACGTGGCCCTCACCAGAGCCAA GTATGGGGTGATCATTGTGGGCAACCCCAAGGCCCTGTCCAAGCAGCCTCTGTGGAACCACCTGCTCAACTACTACAAGGAGCAGAAGGTTCTGGTGGAGGGACCCCTCAACAACCTGCGAGAGAGCCTGATGCAGTTCAGCAAGCCCCGCAAGCTGGTCAACGCCATTAACCCT GGAGCCCGGTTCATGAGCACTGCCATGTATGACGCCCGCGAGGCTCTCATCCCTGGCTCTGCCTACGATCGCAGCAGCGCAG GGCGTCCATCCAACATGTACTTCCAAACCCACGACCAGATCGGCATGATTGGGGCCGGGCCAGCCCACATGGCAGCCATGAACATGCCTATTCCATTCAACTTGGTGATACCTCCCATGCCTCCACCAGGCTACCTGGCCCAGGCTAACGGCCCTGCTGCAG GTCGTGGTGGGGTGCTGAAGGGCAAAGCGGGACGTGGCGGGCGCCAGAGGACCCGCGGCATGGGGAACCACAGTGGCAGTGGACAAAGCAATGGGCCAAACAGCCAGGACGTGTCTTCCCAGCCCTTCTCCCAGGGGCCACTCACCCAGGGCTACATCACCATGAGCCAGCCCTCACAGATGAGCCAACCTGGCCTCTCCCAGCCTGAACTGTCCCAG GACAGTTATCTAGGCGATGAGTTCAAGTCCCAGATCGACGTGGCTCTGTCGCAGGACTCAACTTACCAGGGTGAACGTGCATACCAACATGGTGGGGTGACTGGACTGTCACAGTACTAA
- the LOC111952378 gene encoding pyroglutamyl-peptidase 1-like isoform X1: MDNSKRNVVVTGFEPFGAHTINASWVAVQELKRLGLGKDVDLHVYEVPVEYQAVQSLVPSLWKQYHPQLVVHVGVSGMATTVTLEKCGRNHGYKGLDNSRFCPHSQCCIEGGPDYIDSVIDMELVCKRVTASGLGVAVSVSKDAGRYLCDFTYYTSLYLSHGRSAFVHVPPIAKPYSGEDLGRALQAIIQEMLDMLDRAEEKIHCQHVH, translated from the exons ATGGATAATAGTAAGCGGAATGTTGTTGTAACAG GGTTTGAGCCATTTGGAGCGCACACCATTAATGCCAGTTGGGTAGCAGTCCAG GAACTGAAAAGGCTGGGCTTGGGAAAGGACGTAGACCTGCATGTGTATGAGGTGCCTGTCGAGTACCAGGCAGTCCAGAGTTTGGTTCCGTCATTATGGAAGCAGTATCATCCCCAG TTAGTGGTCCATGTTGGAGTCTCGGGTATGGCCACCACCGTTACCTTGGAGAAATGTGGCCGTAACCATGGCTACAAGGGTCTGGACAACAGCCGCTTCTGTCCCCATTCTCAGTGTTGCATTGAGGGGGGTCCTGACTACATTGACTCTGTTATTGACATGGAATTGGTCTGCAAGAGAGTGACAGCCTCTGGCCTAGGTGTAGCAGTGTCCGTCTCAAAAGATGCTGGCAG ATACCTCTGTGACTTCACCTACTACACCTCTCTGTATCTGAGCCATGGGCGCTCAGCGTTTGTCCACGTGCCTCCCATAGCAAAGCCTTATAGTGGAGAGGACTTGGGTAGAGCCCTTCAAGCCATCATACAAGAGATGCTGGACATGCTAGACAGAGCCGAAGAGAAGATCCACTGCCAGCACGTGCACTAA
- the LOC111952378 gene encoding pyroglutamyl-peptidase 1-like isoform X2, with product MATTVTLEKCGRNHGYKGLDNSRFCPHSQCCIEGGPDYIDSVIDMELVCKRVTASGLGVAVSVSKDAGRYLCDFTYYTSLYLSHGRSAFVHVPPIAKPYSGEDLGRALQAIIQEMLDMLDRAEEKIHCQHVH from the exons ATGGCCACCACCGTTACCTTGGAGAAATGTGGCCGTAACCATGGCTACAAGGGTCTGGACAACAGCCGCTTCTGTCCCCATTCTCAGTGTTGCATTGAGGGGGGTCCTGACTACATTGACTCTGTTATTGACATGGAATTGGTCTGCAAGAGAGTGACAGCCTCTGGCCTAGGTGTAGCAGTGTCCGTCTCAAAAGATGCTGGCAG ATACCTCTGTGACTTCACCTACTACACCTCTCTGTATCTGAGCCATGGGCGCTCAGCGTTTGTCCACGTGCCTCCCATAGCAAAGCCTTATAGTGGAGAGGACTTGGGTAGAGCCCTTCAAGCCATCATACAAGAGATGCTGGACATGCTAGACAGAGCCGAAGAGAAGATCCACTGCCAGCACGTGCACTAA